TCGACAGTAGTGCGTTCGATAAATGCTCAAACTTAAAAGAGATAAATATAGAGCACGTCTCAACAGTTGTCGAGCCTATTTATTCATCACCCAACGGCGTTTTGGTAGTGTACGATAATAAACAAGACGCATACGAATTGAAATATGTACCCGCAGGTAGAACGGGGACTCTTGATATTCCAAACATTGTCACGGCAATCTCGGAACGAGCGTTCAATGCCGGCAAAATAAACACCGTAAATATTCCTACAAGCGTCACGCATATTTACGGTAATGCATTCTATAACTGCGCCGATCTTCATTCTGTTAATTTCAATAAGAATCTCGAAGGCACAGATATAGAATCGGTTATAATAGAGGACAACGCGTTCCGCAACTGTACCGGACTCACTACTATTGCGTTCCCTGCGCGTATGGAAAGCTTTAATGCAAATATGTTCTACTCGTGTACGGCGATTAATACGGTGGACGTAGAGCAGGGCGGAAAATACTCCATAGTCGATGACATGCTCGTAGAAACGGCGGCGAAAGAAATCGTTTATTTCCCCGTGGCGAAGACGACTTGTAACATAACTTCGGCGGCTATTACTTCGATAGGCGAAAAGGCATTCTATAAAGCGACAAATCTTACAAGTATTACTATTCCTTCGTGGATTACTAATGTTAGGCAAAGTGCATTTGAGGGTTGTAAGACGTTAAATACCGTTGTCTTTGCGGGTGCTGAAGATAATCTATTCAGTCTCAGTCTCGGCGAGAGTTCGTTTGCGAGCTGCGCCGGATTGTCGTCGGTTACGTTTGCGGACGGTTCGAATGTAGTCGCACTTGGCGATAAAGCTTTTTATAAATGCACCGCGTTGACTGCCTTTACAGTTCCCAATACGGTAACGAGCATAGGTAATTCCGCATTCGACGGTTGTTCTAATATTAAAACGTTTACGTTTGGTGCGGAGGTCGCTACGGTCGGCAACTATGCATTTAACGGTTGTAGGGGGCTGACTGTCGTAGAACTTCCTGCAAAATTAACGAAACTAGGTGATTATGCTTTCTGCTCTTGCAAGAATTTGAGAACGGTAAGCTATGCGGATAGAGCGGAGGACGGAGCAAAGCTGTCGCTCGGCGTAAGCGCATTTGAAGGTTGTGAGGGGTTAACTTCGTTCACCATTCGCTTATTTATAACCAACGTCGGTAGCGGCGTGTTTACCGATTGCAAAAACCTTGCTCACGTTACTGTGGAGAAAGGTCATAAAAATTATACAGAGTACGACGACATCATATATAAGATCGACAGCAAAGGCGCATACGAAAGTCTAATTTATTTCCCGTACACCAAATCGGGTGCGGTTGTATTGCCCGATACACTTACTTCTATTGGGGGAGGCGTATTTAAGGGAAATAATAATATTACTTCGATTATAATCGGAAAGAACGTTGAGACTATTGGGGCAAATGCGTTCCAAAATTGTAAAGGGCTTCGTACGGTTGAGTTTGAGGAAGGCGGTACCAAATCTATTACAATCGGCGCGAATACTTTCCAAAATTGTGATAAGCTTAATTCAATAAATATTCCGTCGAGATTAACGCAAATACCCAACTTCTTTTTGTACGGTACGGCTATTACAAGTGTAGAAATTCCTGCAAGTATAACGAGTATAGGTAACTCTGCATTCAATAATTGTAAATCGCTCGGGTCGGTAACGTTTGCAAAGAAGGAAGACGGGACAAATGATTTACATACAATAGGCAATTCTACATTCGGTTCGGATACAGCGCTTACCGAATTTACAGTAACCGCAAAGGTTGCAAGCATGGGTACAGGCGTGTTTAGTTCTTGCACAGCGTTAACTACTGTCAATTTTGAGGATAGCAACGTTGATCTTGTCATCGCGGAAGCAACGAGCGGCGGTATTTTCGGTGGTTGCACGGCGTTAGTGAATATAACGCTTCCCGAAAGATTAACGCGTATACCCGGGTATATGTTTAGTCGTTGCTCGAGCCTTACTACAGTAAACCTCGGTTCGAAGATTAAGAACGGTACGGGCACACAATATGCAGTAGGTAAAGAGGCGTTCAGCGGTTGTACGTCACTTGTTTCGGTTACTTATACAGCGGGAAGTACGGAGGGTAACGTTTCGTTTGGGCAGGATGTATTTAAAGATTGCATATCGCTTGAGTCTTTGGGTCTACCTAAGCGTACCGCCGCTTTAAAAGACGATCCTGCTTCGTTTATTTACTATTATTCCAGCGCATATAAGATAACGGAAAATTATAACGTTGTTTCGCCTTTAACATCATTAAGGGAATTCAATGTTGAGGAAGGCGGGACTTATTATTCCGACGATCAAGGTATTTTGTACTATACCGGCACAGACGGTAACGGTGATAAAATAAATAAATGGATGCTTTTGTTCTGTCCGATTACAAAGAACGGCACCGTCACGATCTCGAAGGAAACCACATATTTAGGGTCAACTGCATTCTATAAATCCGGCGTCACTAATGTAGTGTTTGAGGAGAATGAAGAAGACGAGTATACCGATGAGACGCAAGCTGCGGCATTGCCTAATTTGGTAATGAACAGTTTATCCTCTACCGGTACGTTTACCGGTTCGGCTCTAACGGAAATTATTTTGCCGGCGCGGCTTACCTCAATAGGTGTTTATGCATTTCAAAATTGTACCTCGCTCGAATCAGTAACATTTGATACTCAGCACGGTGACAGTCGTCTTACGAGTGTGGGTGGCAATTCTTTCCAAAACACTGCTTTAACGACGTTTGAATTCCCGAATATAACGTCTGTAACTAGCGTAGGAAGTCAAATTTTCTCCGGCGTTACGCTTACGAGTTTGGTGTTGCCAAATGCAATGGTAGATAAAATATATGATATAACGCTTGCCAGTAATATTCCGGCAACGGCGGTTAGGATTCACGGTGACAGCACAGACGGCACAGTGCAGATTGTTAAGTATACGAATAATTCCGATGGTTCTAGGAACTTGGTATGGTATTCTCCGAATAACGCGTCTCCGAATTTCGTAGTGCCCTTTGACGTAAAATCGATTAGTCCGCGTGCGTTTAACGGTTGTGCGAATTTGAGAAAAATCACTTTTGAGAATATCCCTGCCGAAAACGACGATGACGAGGATAAATCGTCGAAGCTTACAACCATAGGTGCTTATGCGTTTAACGGTTGTACGAACTTGAAAGAAATAATTATTCCGTCGGACTGCCCTATGACGAGTATAGAAGCTAACGCGTTTAATGGATGCAGTGGATTGGAGAACATAACCATCCCCAAAAACGTAACGACTATTGGCGGTAGTGCATTCAATGGTTGTTCTTCATTGCTGAGCATAACGTTCACTCCTAAGGTGCAAAGCGATTATGCGTTGAAATCAATCGGAGCAAATGCGTTCCAAAATTGCAGAAAATTAGATAACGTAGTTATTCCCAACAGTGTAACCTCATTAGGTAATATCGCATTTAGTGGTTGCAGTGCGTTAAGTAGTATTACGATCGGAACAGGTATAAAATCTTTTGGCGCATCCACGTTTGCTAATTGCACGTCGTTGACGTCGATAACCATACCGTCAACCGTTACGACGATCGGTAATAGTGTATTTAGTGGTTGTACAAGTCTTGGGTCAATTACAATACCTTCAACTGTTTCGTCACTTGGTACGGGTGTTTTTAACGGTTGTTCTAATCTTACAACAGCAAACATTGAAGCAAACATAAATAGTTTAGGCACTACTTTGTTCCAAAACTGCACGGCACTCACTTCCGTAACGATTCCCAATAGTGTGAAGACAATTGGTAGCTCGTTTATCGGCTGCAGTAATCTTTCTTCCATTACGCTACCGAGTGGGCTTACTGCCATAAATGCAAGCGCTTTTGAAAATTGTACAAAGCTTAATACGATCAATATACCTTCTACAGTGACAGCTATAGGTAATAGCGCATTCAAAAATACCGGAGTTTCGAGTATTGTGTTGCCGGAAGGCTTGCTAACAATAGGTGAGGAAGCATTCGGCGGCACTAAGATAGTAACGATCGATATCCCGGGCAGTGTTACAACGTTTGGCAATAATAGCGGTTCGGGTAAAACATACGGTGTGTTCAACGGTTGTGACAAACTTGAAAAAATAAAGTTCAACCAAGGTACGGCTACGCTGACCATTAAAAGCTGTACTTCTGCCACTAGCTCAACTACCGATTATGAGCCGTACCGTATGTTTATCGGGTGCCCTAATCTTACGGAAATAGATTTCGGTAATCGTACCGTCGCCTTTCCCAACTACTTGTTTGACGGTGCGTCATCGCTTACAACGTTGAAAGGGCTTGGCGGCTTGACTACCATTGGAACGTATGCTTTCAGAAACTGCGATAATTTAGCTACGGTAACAATACCAGCGTCTGTTACGACCATTCAATTAAATTCATTCAAACAATACAACGGTTTGAAAAATCTGATTTTTGAAAATTCGGACGACGCCATAACTCTAACTATTACTACAACTACAGCCAGCAGTAACGGTGCGTTCATCGATTGTGTAAATCTTGAAACGATAGATTTCGGCGGACGCAGTGTTTCCATAGGTAATTATGCATTCTATAACCGTTCCAAACTTGAGAGTATAGAAAATGCAGATAATATCGAAACATTGGGTAATAGTGCTTTTTACGGTTGTGGTATTGTTGAGCTCACGCTGCCCACCGCGGTTACTTCTTTCGGTAGCAACGTGTTTGCTAATAACACGGCGCTCACAAGTGTTTCAATCTCGACTGACGCTTATGCCGATTTCGGTACTTATACGTTTGCGGATTGCACTAATCTTTCGACTGTTGAGTTCACGGGTATAGGTGGTATGCTTACCGATATCGGCGACGGTGCATTCCAAAATTGCGTTAGTATAACCGAATTCACCGTACCCGATTGTATTAGGAATATAGGCGTAAATGCATTGAGCGGCACTAAGATAGTAACGTTGTCTCTTTCCGAGGGACTTACCAGTATTGATAATGGTGCGTTTGAAAACTGCGATGTTCTTACTACAATCAATATTCCGGCGTCCGTTACGAATTTAGGCGATAACCCGTTTGCCGGTTGTACGGCGCTCTCCGCGATCGACGTTGCGGCGGGGAATACTCTTTATAAGAGTACAGACGGAAAAGCTATTTACGACATGTCGGAAACAAGGATTATTGGCGTGCTTTCTTCAACATCGGGTGTGATTTCGTTGCCTAATACTATAACATCTATAGCCGCCGCAGCATTTGCCAAAACGGCTATAACAAGCGTTACGGTGTTGGATAGTGTTCAGGTTATTCCGTCCGGTGCGTTTAAGGACTGTACCGAGCTTACTTCTGTAACGCTTTCGGAAGGTCTCGTTAGTATAGGCGATGGCGCGTTCTCCGGTTGCAGCAAGCTCACGACAATAACCATCCCGTCCACGGTAACCACGATAGGCGCCAACGCGTTTGACGGTTGCGGCTTGACTTCCGTTACCTTCGCCACGCGCACGGAAGAAAATAAGGAAGTATACAGTCTTGCCGTAATAGGCGACAGTGCGTTTAAGGATTGCGCTTTTGCTAATATCAATCTCCCGTCGACGGTAATCAGCATAGGAAGCGCCGCATTCAAGAATTGTATAAATCTTACGACGGTAGAAATTCCGTATCAAGTGTACGAGCTTAAAGACGAACTATTTATGGGTTGTGAAGATCTAAAAAATCTTGATTTCGCAAGCGGTATTAAGATCGATACGATAGGCTCAAATGTATTTAACGGTAGCGGAATAGAGACCATTGTTTTACCTGCAAGTATATGGAATATAGCCGGTCCAGTGTTTTCCGGCGCGAGTCAACTTACTACCGTAGAATTCGCATCCGGTACTTTGCCCATATATATATCTGCTACGTTGTCTTCTGCAAATTATCAGTATGATGCCGATTATATTTCTACCGGGGTAAGTGTTGTATCGCCATTTGACGGTACTGCCATTACGACGGTTAAGTTTAACAGTCGTTCGGCATATCTCGGTGAAGGCGCTTTCGCGAACTGCACAAGCCTTACTACGGTAGACTGGGCAAGTATACGCCAAATCGGTAACGCTGCGTTCTATCGTTGTACGGCGTTAGAGAGCTTCTCACTTTCCGATAGTATACAGATTATCGGATCCCATGCATTCAGAAGAAGCGGAATAAAGGGCGAGGTTTCGTTAGAGAAATATACTAAATTAAAGGAAATCGGCGAGAACGCATTTGAGGGATGTGCAAACATAACTAAATTAGTCGTACCCGGGACAGTAGTGAAAATACAAAACTATGCGTTCGCGAACTGCACGGGATTGCTCAACGCAGATCTCAAAAAAGGCGTTATGTATTTATGGTCTTACACGGCGACCTCTCCGAACACGACTGCCTCGTCGGGCGGTACGTTCAAAGGTTGCACTTCGCTCACAACGATTAGTTTGCCTTCTACGTTATACGATATACCCAGACGAGCTTTTGAGAACTGCGAGAGTCTTGCCGAAATCACAATCCCTTGCGGAAAAGTTGATATTGCGGCATTTAAGGGATGCTCGTTGTTGGGAACTATATCATTCGGAACAATTACAGGTTACTTGACTCTTAGCAACGAATGCTTTGCGGAATGTTCTTCGCTTACTAGCGTTAATTTGCCCGATAATGCGAACTACATTTCTATCGGCACAAGCATCTTCCGTAACAATACTTCGCTCGAAACTATTGAAATTCCCAATACGATGCGCACTCTTTCCGGCAGTATGTTCGAAGGCTGTTCTAATCTTAAATCTGTGACGTTCCGCGGCACGTTCCCGACGAAGTTGAATACCGATACTTTCAAAGGTTGCCACGCGCTTACGGAAATTGAGCTTTATTTGGATAGTAACACTGTTACGGGCAGCAATTATCCGTTCAGCGATTGGACGAGCGCGCAGACGATCCGCATTCTCAACTACACCGAGAAGCCCGAGGACTGGCGCGACGATTGGCACGGCGAGGCTAACGTCGTTTGGGGTCCTAAGAATGCTGTTACCGAAGAGGGTGATGGTGACGTCAATCAAACTCAGCTTGCGGCGTAGTCGTAAAAACGCATAATAGCTTACATACTTAAAACCTACCGAAAGGTTAAAGCCAATCGGTAGGTTTTTTATATGCTTATAGGCTTGCAAAAGTCGGCAGGGAATTGTATAATAGACAAAAGATATTTCGGCGGTGGTTATGCGTAAGCTTACAGTCAAAAGAAAATGGAGTTTCGTCGAGTGCGTTACGCGCCCCGATTTATATGTTCAGTGCTTTAAAAAGTCTAAGGCGTCGCTACGCGCAGATGATATGCTGTTCGAAAACGTGGGCAAACTGAAAAACGGCAAGGAGATTACCGTCGATATTCCTGATGAAGAAATCGTAGTGCTACTTGCCGTGGGAAAGATGCAAGCCGCGCTTCGCGTACCGTCGGGCGAGAACGACGTAGCGCTCCTCGTAAAGGCGCACTATACTCCCGCTAAGGGCAATCCTTTCAGTATAGAGTGTATATAATACACGCAAATCTGTGTCGGTTTATTTATAAACTTCTTTTAAGATATGGTCGGCATAGGCGCCGGCAACGTTTATATTTGTTGCTTCCTCGAATGCATCGAAGAATGCGTTGGAGTTAACTTCGCATAGTAGTGGTTTCTCGCCGAGCAGAAAGTCGATGCCGCAGTAGTCAAGCTCCAAAATCTTTGCCGCTTTTATTGCGGCTTTTTTTATTTCGCTCGGCACGTCGACTTTTTGCGCATGCCCGCCTAACCCGATATTCGATCGAAAATCACCGTTGTCGGATGAGCGTATCATGCCACCGATGACTTTGCCGCCGACCACGATAACGCGCATATCCTTGCCGTGCGACGACGAGATATATTTCTGATATAGGTGAGGGTAGAGTTGAAGCTTTTTTGCGGTCGCGCTTAGCTCGGTGCGCGTTTTTGCTAAGAACACGCCCTTGCCCATAGAGCCGTAGGAGAGCTTGATCACCACGGGTAGCCCGAGCCGTTTTTCGATCTTATCGAGCGCGACTTCGTTTAGCTGTTCGCCGTCGTTATAGCATAACAGTCCCGGTATAGTGTCTGGCATAGCTACACCGTTATCTGCAAGCAAGATATGCGTGAGCATTTTATCGTCGCAGTTCTCAATCGCTTGGGCGCTATTAAAAAGCCGCATGCCCGACTTTTCGAGCATGCGAGCTATATACTTATCCTTATCGAGATATATGCAAAAATCGGCGGTGTGGTCAACAGTTGTTTTACCGTTTTCGATCGCCGCGCGCAGTCCGTCGTTGCGGTAAGCGACAACGGTAACTCCGCGTTTATTGAGCTCGTCACTCAACCGTTCGACTTGACGGGTGAGCGGCGAGAGGGCGTAAGCGTTTACAAGGATGATTGCCTTTCTCATTTCTTTTGAAAGTCGCAGGCAGTAAGTGTGTATTCGGTATGGCGGTAGGGCGAGTTCCCCGTATATTGACTGTACTCTATGCGTACTGGAATTTTTTTGTGCGAGTAGCCGCCGCTGGTGAACGCCTTGTCAGAATAGAGAACCACGTAAGGCGGTCCGTGTTTTTCGTCGTTTATGATCATGCTCGTGTACGTGCAAGACACGGGGTAGGAAACTTCGCCCGTTTGCTCGTCGGTAACGGCTTCTACGCCGTAGTCCTTTACCCAGTCGCCGATATTCATTGTGTGGGTTTCGCCGCCCGATACCGATATGCGGTATTCGGTGAGCTTATTGTTATTGAAGCTGTCGAAGAGATTTACCATTTTGAAATTGGTCGAGCTGTTGTTTCCTATTGCTTGCGCTCGAGCGCAGTAGAACATCATTTCGTTATCGCGGCAAACGTCGGTAGGCAGCGCCATGGTTTGCTCTTCGGCGTTTTCCTGTTTTGTATAATGGAAGGTCGCCACGTGCTCGTCGTGCTCGTTGAAGTAGTTCGCCGTCACATTGTACGAAAGGTTGGCGGTATCGGCGCGGTCGGCGAGGTCGACCGTTTTTTCCATGCGCCGAACGGCGAGCGAGTTCGATGCGAACTCGACCGTACTCGTTATTGTATCGGTAAGTCCCGCGTCGGGTGCGGGCGCGTCCTGAAAATACGTTACCGACATACTCATGTTGACGGTGATATAAGTGGAATAATCGGACAGCGATTCGGTAAGCGTGTACGTGAGCGTGCCGTCAGCTATCTGAGTGCGCGCGTCCTCGGCGGTGCTTGTCGTGGTGTCGTAGATTTTGACGGCGTAGTCGAGCTTTTCGTACGAGCCCGTCGAAGCATTGTCGTGCCAGGGCAGGGGATTATCGAAATCGCTTTCGGGCGTTTCCGTACTGCACGCTACGAGCGACAGCGCGGTCGAAGCAGCTAGGAATATACAAAGTTTACTTTTAATGCTTTTGTTCATGCCGATAGTTTAGCACAAATTAACGGGTTTGGCAAGTTAAATAAATTGGTAATTGGAAATTGTGAATTATGAAATTGCGATTTGATTTACTCTTGCTTTTATTTTCAATAAAGTATAT
The Clostridiales bacterium DNA segment above includes these coding regions:
- a CDS encoding leucine-rich repeat protein, which produces PVLGVTDYTVKVNGVTVKTITDGKTSTRITLTKAGDNKITVSNANESEEINVYAYTVKFDTQGGSAVNDQYLAIGDTLTLPDTALLGYVFNGWYNSIGGANGNGQKYEGDMTLQSAGDMMLFVDWTPDIYSAKYDYGDGKGVSTSGTLQYTKPYKLEVPTPNDARDIFVGWFSAPTGGIRYTNELGEGYGGWQNRFGVTMYAQYLRVFNFVYLENSKTYAVAKCANTMVSSSIKQITVPKSYDDDVHGERLVTVVDAYAFQSCSTLERITIYDTVTNIEVDSSAFDKCSNLKEINIEHVSTVVEPIYSSPNGVLVVYDNKQDAYELKYVPAGRTGTLDIPNIVTAISERAFNAGKINTVNIPTSVTHIYGNAFYNCADLHSVNFNKNLEGTDIESVIIEDNAFRNCTGLTTIAFPARMESFNANMFYSCTAINTVDVEQGGKYSIVDDMLVETAAKEIVYFPVAKTTCNITSAAITSIGEKAFYKATNLTSITIPSWITNVRQSAFEGCKTLNTVVFAGAEDNLFSLSLGESSFASCAGLSSVTFADGSNVVALGDKAFYKCTALTAFTVPNTVTSIGNSAFDGCSNIKTFTFGAEVATVGNYAFNGCRGLTVVELPAKLTKLGDYAFCSCKNLRTVSYADRAEDGAKLSLGVSAFEGCEGLTSFTIRLFITNVGSGVFTDCKNLAHVTVEKGHKNYTEYDDIIYKIDSKGAYESLIYFPYTKSGAVVLPDTLTSIGGGVFKGNNNITSIIIGKNVETIGANAFQNCKGLRTVEFEEGGTKSITIGANTFQNCDKLNSINIPSRLTQIPNFFLYGTAITSVEIPASITSIGNSAFNNCKSLGSVTFAKKEDGTNDLHTIGNSTFGSDTALTEFTVTAKVASMGTGVFSSCTALTTVNFEDSNVDLVIAEATSGGIFGGCTALVNITLPERLTRIPGYMFSRCSSLTTVNLGSKIKNGTGTQYAVGKEAFSGCTSLVSVTYTAGSTEGNVSFGQDVFKDCISLESLGLPKRTAALKDDPASFIYYYSSAYKITENYNVVSPLTSLREFNVEEGGTYYSDDQGILYYTGTDGNGDKINKWMLLFCPITKNGTVTISKETTYLGSTAFYKSGVTNVVFEENEEDEYTDETQAAALPNLVMNSLSSTGTFTGSALTEIILPARLTSIGVYAFQNCTSLESVTFDTQHGDSRLTSVGGNSFQNTALTTFEFPNITSVTSVGSQIFSGVTLTSLVLPNAMVDKIYDITLASNIPATAVRIHGDSTDGTVQIVKYTNNSDGSRNLVWYSPNNASPNFVVPFDVKSISPRAFNGCANLRKITFENIPAENDDDEDKSSKLTTIGAYAFNGCTNLKEIIIPSDCPMTSIEANAFNGCSGLENITIPKNVTTIGGSAFNGCSSLLSITFTPKVQSDYALKSIGANAFQNCRKLDNVVIPNSVTSLGNIAFSGCSALSSITIGTGIKSFGASTFANCTSLTSITIPSTVTTIGNSVFSGCTSLGSITIPSTVSSLGTGVFNGCSNLTTANIEANINSLGTTLFQNCTALTSVTIPNSVKTIGSSFIGCSNLSSITLPSGLTAINASAFENCTKLNTINIPSTVTAIGNSAFKNTGVSSIVLPEGLLTIGEEAFGGTKIVTIDIPGSVTTFGNNSGSGKTYGVFNGCDKLEKIKFNQGTATLTIKSCTSATSSTTDYEPYRMFIGCPNLTEIDFGNRTVAFPNYLFDGASSLTTLKGLGGLTTIGTYAFRNCDNLATVTIPASVTTIQLNSFKQYNGLKNLIFENSDDAITLTITTTTASSNGAFIDCVNLETIDFGGRSVSIGNYAFYNRSKLESIENADNIETLGNSAFYGCGIVELTLPTAVTSFGSNVFANNTALTSVSISTDAYADFGTYTFADCTNLSTVEFTGIGGMLTDIGDGAFQNCVSITEFTVPDCIRNIGVNALSGTKIVTLSLSEGLTSIDNGAFENCDVLTTINIPASVTNLGDNPFAGCTALSAIDVAAGNTLYKSTDGKAIYDMSETRIIGVLSSTSGVISLPNTITSIAAAAFAKTAITSVTVLDSVQVIPSGAFKDCTELTSVTLSEGLVSIGDGAFSGCSKLTTITIPSTVTTIGANAFDGCGLTSVTFATRTEENKEVYSLAVIGDSAFKDCAFANINLPSTVISIGSAAFKNCINLTTVEIPYQVYELKDELFMGCEDLKNLDFASGIKIDTIGSNVFNGSGIETIVLPASIWNIAGPVFSGASQLTTVEFASGTLPIYISATLSSANYQYDADYISTGVSVVSPFDGTAITTVKFNSRSAYLGEGAFANCTSLTTVDWASIRQIGNAAFYRCTALESFSLSDSIQIIGSHAFRRSGIKGEVSLEKYTKLKEIGENAFEGCANITKLVVPGTVVKIQNYAFANCTGLLNADLKKGVMYLWSYTATSPNTTASSGGTFKGCTSLTTISLPSTLYDIPRRAFENCESLAEITIPCGKVDIAAFKGCSLLGTISFGTITGYLTLSNECFAECSSLTSVNLPDNANYISIGTSIFRNNTSLETIEIPNTMRTLSGSMFEGCSNLKSVTFRGTFPTKLNTDTFKGCHALTEIELYLDSNTVTGSNYPFSDWTSAQTIRILNYTEKPEDWRDDWHGEANVVWGPKNAVTEEGDGDVNQTQLAA
- a CDS encoding RimK family alpha-L-glutamate ligase, encoding MRKAIILVNAYALSPLTRQVERLSDELNKRGVTVVAYRNDGLRAAIENGKTTVDHTADFCIYLDKDKYIARMLEKSGMRLFNSAQAIENCDDKMLTHILLADNGVAMPDTIPGLLCYNDGEQLNEVALDKIEKRLGLPVVIKLSYGSMGKGVFLAKTRTELSATAKKLQLYPHLYQKYISSSHGKDMRVIVVGGKVIGGMIRSSDNGDFRSNIGLGGHAQKVDVPSEIKKAAIKAAKILELDYCGIDFLLGEKPLLCEVNSNAFFDAFEEATNINVAGAYADHILKEVYK